A genomic segment from Rhodothermaceae bacterium encodes:
- the hemG gene encoding protoporphyrinogen oxidase — translation MTRVVIIGGGITGLSAAWALRQTPNPPEIILLEQSDRLGGCIHTEQFNGFLMEHGPDVFLARKPEAIRLCKALGLALQETNKDQRGAYLRRGCRLYPVPEGMSGLVPGRLWPLLSSPLISLRGKLRVLAEFLLPPRTDETDESIQDFFIRRFGPEAFFGLIEPLLGGLAGGRADELSMKALLPHMMNLESKYGSVLLGVGRIPVQEPTSPLLSLPDGLSSLITALTMVNEDNIHFGHKATAITKIGTHWKVSTTGHAPLSATDIILAVPAQNAAAITQSAIPELAELLHQIPYRAGTMVHLAYSQTDVLRPLRGYGHLVASDQVTSVAACTWSAIKLAGRAPAGHLLFRLYLRDTKMTDTVILSQACEEMEQALGITADPLFTRIHRFHAALPQYTLGHVGRIKKVREITSSHSGLYLAGNYLDGVGIPDCIRNGIHAADQIVN, via the coding sequence ATGACCCGGGTCGTCATCATCGGGGGTGGCATTACGGGATTGAGTGCTGCCTGGGCACTGCGCCAAACTCCCAATCCCCCAGAGATCATACTCCTGGAGCAGAGTGACCGACTGGGAGGATGCATCCATACCGAACAATTTAACGGCTTCCTGATGGAGCACGGGCCGGATGTATTTCTGGCTCGAAAGCCTGAGGCGATACGGCTGTGCAAGGCTCTGGGACTTGCTCTTCAAGAGACAAACAAAGATCAGCGAGGAGCCTACCTGCGACGAGGGTGCAGATTGTATCCGGTCCCGGAGGGGATGAGTGGGCTGGTACCGGGCCGGCTTTGGCCGCTCCTCAGCTCTCCACTGATCAGCCTTCGGGGAAAGCTGCGCGTACTTGCGGAATTTCTGCTCCCGCCTCGAACGGATGAGACAGATGAATCGATTCAAGACTTCTTCATCAGGCGGTTTGGCCCAGAAGCCTTCTTTGGCCTGATCGAGCCCCTCCTTGGAGGACTTGCCGGGGGACGTGCCGACGAGCTCAGTATGAAGGCACTCCTGCCACATATGATGAACCTCGAATCAAAGTATGGCAGCGTCCTCCTCGGAGTTGGCCGAATACCCGTTCAGGAGCCCACCTCTCCACTCCTAAGTCTTCCAGATGGACTATCCTCTTTGATCACCGCCCTGACCATGGTCAACGAAGACAACATCCACTTTGGACACAAGGCTACCGCCATCACAAAAATAGGTACGCACTGGAAGGTCAGCACCACCGGGCATGCTCCCCTGTCGGCTACCGACATCATTCTAGCCGTACCGGCCCAGAATGCGGCGGCGATCACCCAGTCAGCGATTCCAGAATTAGCCGAACTCCTTCACCAAATCCCATATCGTGCAGGTACGATGGTTCACTTGGCCTATTCTCAGACAGATGTCCTCAGGCCGCTCAGAGGATATGGTCATCTGGTTGCCTCCGATCAAGTTACTTCTGTGGCCGCTTGCACCTGGAGTGCGATCAAGCTCGCAGGACGTGCACCCGCTGGTCATTTACTGTTCAGACTCTATTTACGGGACACGAAGATGACCGACACAGTTATTCTCTCACAGGCATGTGAAGAGATGGAACAGGCGCTGGGGATTACAGCAGATCCCCTATTCACCAGGATTCACCGTTTTCATGCTGCATTGCCCCAATATACACTTGGGCATGTCGGGCGAATCAAGAAAGTCCGTGAGATTACAAGCTCCCATTCCGGCCTTTATCTCGCGGGAAATTACCTGGATGGTGTGGGCATTCCTGATTGTATTCGCAATGGAATCCATGCGGCAGATCAGATCGTCAACTAG
- a CDS encoding T9SS type A sorting domain-containing protein: MSTQFIPKTSLGDDREVRIDRIWLAPYFNNQFLTTALPPSAPRDLAVYIYSDNEGEPGEVLFSKVIEDPRDFASVTSLELDFFELDLSNEEIGVLPDTIHIAYGNAGSDNNVLVLGAAPYTKENVSYRYTGSSWKALWSITIQDGRSFNETVIPIRARFRLDSTDGSLQFAEQVKDQSFLEGQAITPLILPEATGGESSISYSLVPGLPAGLSFDSSTRTIRGTPTEVTVTPVAYTYTATDAGGNTVSLQFTIEINSSSGGVVDIQYDEGEAFTTDDGTDLFASTPAESQMSTRFIPKVSSEDNREVRIDRIWLAPYFDNQFGNTNLPSSAPRDLTVYIYSDQGGRPGEVLFSKVIDDPRAFAGVTSLELDFFELDLSNEGIGVLPDTIHIAYGNAGSDDNLLSIGAARYATENVSHLYLNGRWREFWTITLSDGSTYNEAMIPIRARFRLGSMEGSLQFVQQIKDQSFLEGQAITPLILPEATGGESPISYSLMPGLPAGLSFDSSTRTIRGTPKEVIAAPVTYTYTATDAGGNTASLQFMIEIYSIPDGVEIVDIQYDEGEAFHTSNGGHLFLLLSSPPIMSTRFIPKASPDDDREVWVDRIWLAPYYDNQFWNTDLPSSAPRDLTVYIYSDDEGEPGEILFSKVVDDPRAFAKVTNFDLDFFELDLSKEGIGVLPDVIHIAYGDAGSDDNILSLGPAPYTKENVSHLSWNGSRWIELWDIDVTTVGVGFDDTVIPIRARFRLHGSSPVQVRQQATLPEAFVVHGNYPNPFQKSTYLQFDLPASARVTVEVIDMLGRRVLTVPPIELAAGWGKQIEVDGQSLPSGHYLYRIVMYSETGNSTQTGQFVHFR; the protein is encoded by the coding sequence TTGTCTACCCAGTTCATTCCCAAGACGTCTTTAGGGGATGATCGCGAGGTGCGGATTGATCGTATCTGGCTGGCACCTTACTTTAACAATCAATTTTTGACCACGGCCCTGCCTCCTTCTGCCCCCCGGGATCTGGCGGTCTACATATATTCGGATAATGAAGGCGAACCGGGAGAGGTCCTGTTTTCAAAGGTGATTGAAGATCCACGAGATTTTGCTAGTGTGACGAGCCTTGAGCTGGATTTCTTTGAATTGGACCTTTCAAACGAAGAGATCGGTGTCTTGCCGGATACCATCCACATTGCGTATGGGAATGCAGGAAGCGACAACAATGTCCTAGTCCTAGGAGCGGCGCCCTACACAAAAGAAAACGTGTCGTACAGATACACGGGTTCATCATGGAAAGCACTGTGGAGTATCACTATTCAGGACGGGAGATCGTTTAACGAGACGGTGATCCCCATACGTGCTCGTTTCCGACTTGATAGCACGGATGGTTCCTTGCAATTTGCAGAGCAGGTCAAAGATCAATCTTTCCTTGAGGGACAGGCCATTACACCATTGATTTTGCCGGAAGCCACGGGAGGTGAATCATCGATCAGTTACTCCCTAGTGCCCGGGCTGCCCGCTGGATTGAGTTTTGACTCTTCAACTCGAACCATTCGTGGAACGCCGACGGAAGTTACTGTTACGCCTGTAGCCTACACATACACGGCAACTGATGCAGGCGGGAACACCGTCAGTTTGCAGTTTACGATTGAAATTAATTCATCGTCGGGTGGAGTAGTAGACATTCAGTACGACGAAGGAGAGGCATTCACGACAGATGACGGTACAGATCTATTTGCAAGTACACCGGCTGAATCACAAATGTCCACACGGTTCATCCCCAAGGTATCTTCGGAGGACAATCGAGAGGTACGGATTGATCGTATTTGGCTGGCGCCTTACTTTGATAATCAGTTTGGGAACACGAACTTGCCTTCTTCTGCTCCCCGAGACCTGACCGTCTACATATATTCGGATCAAGGAGGTAGACCGGGGGAGGTCTTGTTTTCAAAGGTAATTGACGATCCAAGAGCCTTTGCCGGTGTGACGAGTCTTGAGCTGGACTTCTTTGAATTGGACCTTTCAAACGAAGGGATCGGTGTCTTGCCGGATACCATTCACATTGCATACGGGAATGCAGGAAGCGACGACAATCTTCTGTCTATAGGAGCAGCGCGCTACGCTACGGAAAACGTGTCGCACCTATACCTGAATGGTCGGTGGAGAGAATTCTGGACCATAACTCTTAGTGACGGGAGCACGTATAACGAGGCGATGATCCCTATACGTGCTCGTTTCCGACTCGGTAGCATGGAGGGTTCTTTGCAATTTGTGCAGCAGATCAAAGATCAATCCTTTTTGGAGGGACAGGCCATTACACCATTGATTTTGCCGGAGGCCACAGGAGGTGAATCGCCGATCAGTTACTCCCTCATGCCTGGGCTGCCCGCCGGATTGAGCTTTGACTCTTCGACCCGAACCATTCGGGGAACGCCTAAGGAAGTTATCGCTGCGCCCGTAACCTACACATACACGGCAACCGATGCAGGCGGGAATACCGCCAGTTTGCAGTTTATGATTGAAATTTATTCTATACCAGATGGCGTGGAGATCGTGGACATTCAGTACGATGAGGGAGAGGCATTTCACACAAGCAACGGGGGGCATCTGTTTCTTTTGCTGTCGTCCCCACCAATAATGTCTACTCGGTTCATCCCTAAGGCATCTCCGGACGATGATCGAGAGGTGTGGGTTGACCGTATCTGGCTGGCGCCTTACTATGACAATCAGTTTTGGAATACAGACTTGCCTTCTTCTGCGCCCCGAGATCTGACCGTCTACATATATTCGGATGATGAGGGCGAACCGGGGGAGATCTTGTTTTCAAAGGTGGTCGACGATCCAAGAGCTTTCGCCAAGGTAACGAACTTTGATCTGGATTTCTTTGAATTGGATCTTTCAAAAGAAGGAATCGGTGTCTTGCCGGATGTTATCCATATTGCATACGGGGATGCAGGAAGCGACGACAATATTCTGTCCTTAGGACCAGCACCCTACACGAAAGAAAACGTATCACATCTATCTTGGAATGGTAGTAGATGGATAGAACTATGGGACATAGATGTTACTACTGTAGGGGTAGGGTTTGACGATACCGTGATTCCCATACGTGCTCGGTTTCGACTTCATGGAAGTTCTCCTGTGCAAGTCAGGCAGCAAGCGACATTGCCAGAAGCGTTCGTAGTACACGGCAATTATCCAAATCCTTTTCAGAAATCAACATACTTGCAGTTTGATCTTCCCGCGTCTGCCCGCGTGACCGTAGAGGTCATAGACATGTTAGGACGGCGGGTGTTGACGGTTCCCCCGATAGAATTAGCTGCGGGGTGGGGAAAGCAGATCGAGGTGGATGGACAATCGCTTCCCTCTGGACACTACTTGTACCGTATAGTGATGTACTCGGAGACGGGCAACTCAACACAAACGGGTCAATTCGTACATTTCCGGTAG